ctacgttatgacttgatcctcttcactaaGGTACGTAGGCACTTggaattacattctgagttcagtcgcatgagtatTCAAAAAATACATAGTCTCACTTGACCCTCTTTGCCGAGGTCCGTGGTGCTTAGAGTTACATCCTAAGTTTAGTCTGATAAGTTCAAAAAAATGGGGTACGCTATAatttgagcatcacaatgttcttgtagattgtcatatataacgtgtgaattagagaagtccaatcaagacagaatttgaattgacttcaagGAAATATTCGTACAAATCCGTAAAGCTATTAGCTATAATTATTGTATATGATATAGttctatgaatcttcttttcGACTTCTCTATGCTAAGATATGAGTattttaataagatcatgcgaataTGAATCTGTCAGCTTTTTTgcatgtgaaattcatttttgatgTTTGTTTAGAATGATCCTGAGGGACTTgagctataaattttggatatgttttagattaagaagtttggtttcttattaaaaaaaattattagctcttaaattagtaattcaataatcatggtcatgaatctcaataatgaacgattatattctttgagcaatAACTATGCCTAATCTAAATGGTGGAAAGTCTTTACAAATCacgtaaagtctttgccttagatgttATAAAGTCTTTGGGCTTGGACTAtgggatgcctttgactcaggcggtgtaaagtctttgcctcaaatcatgtaaagtctttgccttagatgatgtaaagtctttggcttggactatgagATActtttgactcagacggtgtaaagtctttgccacaaatcatgtaaagtctttgccttagatggtgtaaagtctttgtcttggACGAGTGATACCTTCAattcaaatcatgtaaagtctttgtcttagacggtgtaaagtctttgtcttgaACTATGTGATGTCGTTGACTTAAACGGTATAAAGTTTTTATCTTGGACTATGTGGTGTTTTTTGACTCAaatagtgtaaagtctttgccataaattatgtaaaatatttgCCGTAGATAGTGTAAAGCCTTTGGCTCAAACAATGCGGCACCTTTAagtcagatggtgtaaagtcttcgCCAAGGATGATGTAAAATTATTGGCTTCATAAGATACAACTATTTCTTCTATTGATTAAAAAACACACACAAAAGAACAAagcaaaaaaaaagataaaaaaaacgTACCTCATATCTTGATTCTGCACgatgaactcaagagtgtatgcaaaaaggagcatcaaaattgtcaatgtcaatgttaaaaataaataaaaggagagagtctatttatagacaaatagtgaCGGTGAAGGAGTCCTTCTCccaaagtaactataattactttttgggttaggactctagtggaatggtgcaaatttattttctccaaatcctaattgattgtggaattgtgaaaatttgggcTATCCGTATTCTTAAAGAAGTGTGTCCTTTTCGAATTCTAAttggattattattattattattattattattattattattattattattggttaGCAAATACCTACCCtttattttgttgatctctATGCTATTCTAATTGTTCAAATCTAGTTAAAAAATTGCATTAGCCACGTGATCAAGTTTCAATTGCAGTCTTATTATTTACACCAACTATGTCACTCTAATTGGAGGAAcgtattaatttaatatgttcATGGTGCATATTAAATTGTATGACATACGATTATCGTTTAGTTAATACTTCAAGGCTAGTCTTTGTATAAAATACttcgacaagacttgaagtagggggcatttgtaaGTATTAaactttttttgaatttaaatccgtaaattaaattggactatattaaatttaataaaataatctaaatgatgtggcaattcaagtcaaattaaacgagccactaaaagcacaccacgtgtcaaagttatgtggcaatccaagtcaaattaaataagccactaaaattacaccaagtgtcaaagttatatggcaatccaagccaaattaaatgagccattagaattATGCCACGTGCCAAAATTATATgacaattcaagtcaaattaaataagccactaaactCATGCCACGTGttgaagttatgtggcaatctaaatcaaattaaatgagccactagaataatgtcacgtatatatgtgacatgttctgaccaatcaaattaaagttcttcacCAAaagaatctgattggtcagttcaaaccgaCCAATTCAATCACACCAGCACACTACTCCCTACAACTATTAATAgaggtcctcattattctgagagggcggagtttttgaagaacatgaagcaagaagagagctcgtggatcaaaggctgtaaattctctacaaagctacaaagttcaagtaatcaaatttaagttcaagttcaagatcaagttacttgttcatatttattattcgtcataaccatacaagtgtttgtgacgaataattcaaatccaaatttgaagacgaagattaaagatcaagttattcaagcccttgactctaaatcaaattcaagttcaacatattccatattatttgaagaatcagaggattatcataaaGATTATAACacacactacattttgaaatcaaatattactctttattaCTCCAAATTTTcgatcttgattatttatttttctcggctcgaaaatttgttgtttactaACATAGTTTTGCTAGTGGCAAGATTAATACTATGTAATTGGCattaaatgaaaatataaaCAATTGTGAGATTTATTCAACATAGTCCAAACGTGGGAATATTAATTAATGATACTACCATGAAAAAAAGGTTTCTACGTACATTAGTGCCTAAAAAGCTAGCCTCCGGGGTTtctacgtatatatatatatatatatatatatatatatatatatatatatatatatatatgtcacgaGCCCATTATTACTAACTTATGTTGCTGATACTATTagacattaaaaaaaaagttctaATGTTAGtaggaaaaataagaaatataaaaaattgaccTTCGAAAAGAGTGTCAAATTATAACAAGGCATCAAGCTAATTACTCTCTTCGATCTTAAGTAattgatattttagttttggGCACATGGATTAAGAAATGCACTTATTTCTTAATTATTCTTAAAAAGTAAGAGAAGTTttgactaaaatatttttataggtTGAAATAACTGTCATTAAATTTATAGATTGAATTAGGAATGTGACAAGGATAAATTTGAGAAACAGAATTAAATAGCTTGTTGATTTTGTGGAACATTAGTTAATTATTTTGGATCAACTTTTAAAAGTTAAcacatcaattattttttactagAGGGAATATATATTAGTGCATTCATTATTGCTCATCCATGTCTAGTAATGATAAATACCCAACTAACAATATTCATTTAACCAATATGAGTTGTGTTAAGATTGTTATCCTTAATCAGAGGTCTCGAGTTCATGAGTAATTGTAGGCTAATGTTTATTATGTTTTGTCGTGAAGGCGAGtgaattattaatttatgtgTTTCTTATCCAAAGGGCATCTTTTGTTTGATAATAATGTATGagaataagaaataaacttgTGATGGGATGAGGTGTCATGGAAGCAAACAAATTAAAGAGGGGATATTGATATGAGAGGAGACCTcctttactttatttatttaaagaGACTTAGAGCTGAGGaagagaaaatattaaaacttagAAAAGAAAGAATGGTATCAAGGGAGCAGAAAAGAGCTGCAGTGCTGCATGAGAAATTGCAACTTCTTCGATCAATCACTAAATCTCATGCTGTAATTATCCCATGCGTCTTTTCAATCCATTCcacttatatatttatatttacacaacaacaatatatattCTCCATCTATTAAAACTacactttttcttcttctcctcatTTTTCCTTTAGAAAATGAAATACCTTCATTCTTCAACACTGATCATTTTTCATTGATTTAGTCTTTTTGTGCCAATCCCCACCTTAAACACAGTAACTGAAAAGGGAATTAAACACAAAGTCTTGTtgagttcttcttcttcttctatataTGTAGGCATTCATTTTCTAATACTTTTTGTAGTAGTAAATATATAGATGAATTATTGATGAATATACAAGTACAAAATTACCAAGTTTGAGGTTTTAAAATTTTGACCCTCTCAATTGTAGATTTGCTTCTTTAATTTGTTGCAATTCCAAAGTGTGACTAATTATTATGACATGCAGCTTAGTGAAAGCTCAATCATAGTAGATGCGTCAAAGTAtattcaagaactcaaagacAAAGTGGAAAGGCTAAATCAAGACATAACTACCACTTCCCCTCAAATTAATTCAAACAACACGACTTCTTCATGGCCCgtaagtgtatatatataatatttcttCATGACCCATCTCCTTTCCTTGAGATGATTCAAAAGTGATCGACGATTCTCTATTTTGCTTTACAGCAAATTGAAGTGGAAACCCTAGAAAAAGGTTTCTTGGTAAATGTATATTCAGAAAGAAGTTGCCCTGGCTTGCTTGTTGCCATATTACAAGTTCTTGAAGACCTTGGCCTTAACGTCCTTGAAGCTAGGGTTTCTTGCACCGACACCTTTCGTTTAGAAGCATTTGGGGGAGAGGTACGTCTACTATTACTCTTCAATTTACAAATTAAACCCGCCCGGACCCCTTTaatttgcttcttcttctttgtagTATTATCTTTGTTTTATAAAAGACGTCgtcaatatattatacaaattAGTTTTTGCAGGATGAAGATGCCATGATTAATGCCCAAGTGGTGACAGAGGCAGTTTTTCAAGCTATTAAGAACTGGAGTGAAAGCAACGAACAAGGCTAATTAATCAAATCAATATAATGTAGCTTAATTAGCTATTATTACTATCATtcctctttattttaaactttccccCTCATCTTCCTAGCTAGCTATCATAGTTATATTAATCGATAAGGAATTATTGGCTAGTACATTGATTCATCAATATTAATGATCAAAGATCATTCATTTTGCCCAGTCAAATGACTCTTGAGGGTTCTGTTTAATTTTCACGTGACAGGTGTAATtacaatttcaattttttaaaaaaagtaggcTAGCTActctttaaattatttgttCTGTATACTCTAAAGTTTGGTTCTTTGTGTATAAGTTGAATAGTGTTATCCCTATTCTGTTAAGTAGTACTCACTATGTCAGTTTATTCAAATTTAGTCTCCAGGAAAGTGGGAAAGGCATACGCCTTCTGGCTACTTATGTGTGTCTATTACAAGAAGTTACCGTAACTAATTAAATTACTTAAAAGGTGTGATTAATTTAAGCAGATcaatcttaaaaaaattattattaaaaatttatgagttGAGGTAGGtgctattatatatatgtgtgtatgttGTTGTCTGAGGTACATTAGAAGACAATTTGAAGTGTCTTATGCGTGTATGTGATTTAGACACTTGCTGGTGTTTCTGTttgttatatataataatttaagattctgaatgaaaaaaaaacagatattcaaaataattaatgtcATGGGAAAAACTGGCCATTTTACCAACTTTCTCCTGACAATATTTGTTTGAGAAACGCGAAATCTACATTTTATCAAGTACAGTCGGGCCATTCTTGCCAGCCTAATATATACCTGTGATAAATGCCAAAAGGTAATCTTTTACATTCAGAAAATGGAACcctaagtaaaaaaaaaaagtttttagtGCAACATATGTATATTTCCTTCTGGTAAAGTTactgtcatgtgaccaggaggttatcggttcaagccttggaaacagtctCTTAcaaaaatgcaaggtaaggctgcgtacaatagactctTGTGGTCGGACCCTTCCCCTGACCCTgcacatagcgggagctttagtgcatcgAGCTGCCCTTTATACGTATgtttccttctcttcttttgtccTTTAATTATTGATGGTCAGTGTCCTCGTGATACTAGGCGCAGTAATACTAGATTAAATGTGTTACAGTAAATTAACCAGGATTGATATGGTATATATAGCTCCGTATAGAAGGTCATATAATTCTATAAGTAGCCTAATTTTTCTGAAGTTTCATCATATTTTTGCCAAAAATGAATACAAAGGTATGCTATTATTGAAGTACAGTAGACACACAATATATATGCTTATTCAAATAAGTATCACAATGATGTTTATCAAaattgaaattcatcaattgaGATCTAGGTCAAAATGCTCAACATGCTTGAATTAGGAAAGAGGAATAAAaggagtttttttttctttcaatccTTTGATTAAATGTTTTGTATTGCCATGATAAAGGTTAAGGTGTCATGTGCAAAACATGGTATGGCAGCAGTATAAGCTACATACAATATATTAgtgtaaattattttttatattatcaggTTATTAAGAATAAGACAAATGTTTTAGGCGGTAAATATGACGTAATCATGTAAAAAATCTTTACATTTTGAcgatatatatacaatttaaactCAAATTGAATTTGAACTCAGTAAATATTGTCAAACATACATTTGTGGTGTAGAAAGGAGAAATACGGAAGTATGGATGGAGAGCGATAGTTTCATAGTCCCTTTTATcattcctttccttttcattCACACATGTCAACACACTGAATAAGCATCATCACCCTTTTCTCCCTTTTATTCCTGGTTTCCCGCCCCGACAATATCCACTTGCATGCTTGTTATTGTGCTAAAACAAAGGCAAATGTAGAACGATAGATTTTTATGGATTGAATCGAACTCATAACTTTTGTCCTCAATTTAAATTGActctaaattttgaattaaaattttaaattaggaAATGAATTAATGAGTTCATACTTCATAAGCACACTTTTAAATATGAGAAACTTACAAAAATCCTACTATTTAAGAGTTAATTACCTTGATACACTCTAGTTTGTAGTAGTATGAATCTTACTAGATTTTGATGCATTCAGATACgtctagatacatgtatctcgggATACATGAGGTCCAAATTAAGTGTAATTTGTTCTAGATACATTGTATCTAAGTGAATTCGCATGTATTTGAAATACATAACAAATCTTGCTCGCCTCGAATCACACCAAATACAtgtagatacatgtatctagtgtgattcacatgtatttggGATACATGACTATCTCGCTTGTCTCTCTTCCTATTTTAGTGTATCTGATAttaaaaatacatgtatctagatGTATATTTCTCAATATATGATAGAAAGCTCTTAATTAGTGATAATATACGTAATTATTTGAAAGCATAGGTAGAATTAGTATATATGGTATGACTGTATGTCTAATAAGGTAGTTTTCCTTTAAACATCCACCACATAGAAACTTCACATGATCTTAAGATCAACACCACACAAGGGGGTTGGGCCTTTTGGGCTTGGACAGCACAAGGTGCCTATGCTATGGTTTCAGGCCCAATATTTAGCTCCAATCCCATCGAACACATAATTCTATGGGCCGAGCCGAAGACTAAATAATACAAGAAGAGATTATAGAAGTAACAAGCTAAGCAAGCAACATTGTATAATTTGCCAATTTCCTTTGTCCATGCATGTATCCCTCTTCTAGGTGTTTGTGTAGCATACAATTATATTAACACAAGAATCAAAGAGCAAGCCTTCTATTTTTAATGTCAATAAAAGAAGCCCTAGTAATCTGTACAGTTAAATGAGGATTCTTAAGTGCAAATGCATCAAATCTAGGTGTAAATACAATATCCTCCATGTTCTTAACAATAAAGTTCAAGGCTGTTTCCTTTAAAGAGTGATTAGAACAAGTGTCAGAAATCTCTAATACATCGAGAGAATTCGATGTGTTCAATGATCCCAACATTTGATTGTCGCAGAATTTCTGCAAGAAGGGGATTTCGTACTTATCTGCTGCAATTGACAAGGAGTAAACGTGTTTGTCCATCTTCTCTTTAGGCAAATCTCCACTGTAGAGGAACTCTAGTAGACACTCTAATTCATCGTAGTTTAGTTCAGGCAAGGTTATTGTGTCGTCAATTGGTGGAGCTTTACATCCATCTGACTCCAGTATGTTCTTGAAGATATCAGATCTTGCTGCCTGTTACATAAAATGCTTTACATTTGTGAGGAAACCAAAAATCCCCTTAGCTTGAACCATGTTAAATTGTTCAGTTAATAGTTAGTCTAAATATGTCTTTAATTTGCCGTCAATAGTTTGATCTCTCTATTATTAATTAATGGGTTAATAACAACTTTCACATAGTTCAATGACATTTTTGACCCGTATTTGTTAAGGAAATACCAAATATTATTACCAGAAGAGCTCTATGTGCTGGTATAGAAGGAGCATCATTCCCAGGCTTAATTAAAATATCTGTATGAATATGATCTCTCAAGGCAACAACAAAACCACTAAGATAATTCAGCTTCTCCTTTAATTCCTCCTCCATCTCCTTCATTTCTTTCACCCATTTCAACGCATTTCCAAATCCCTGTacgtaattattttaaatatgtgaATTTTGAGtccaaaaacaaaataatcaaCCATATATATCATTATTTATGATAGATAAGCAAGCAAGTAAAACAAATAGGTTTTGAATTTATATTAGAGCATTGGGTTTTCCAATTTCTCTTTGTGCTGCATAAGCTTAGCTTAGCCACAATCTACTGCTTTGCAAATTGTTTTTGCACGCTATACTTTTCAAAATTTCTCTTTTTACAGAATAACTCCATgctcatttataatcaaaattaaaGGAAATATAACCTCCTCCCAATTATCTCCTTTCTTTTATCTTGAAAATGTCTTACAATGGAGCCTACTATTAATATTGTCTGTTTCTATCCTAGATTCCCAAATCTTTAATTAGGAACTAAGACTAGCTTCTTTACACACACATCTCTACTGTATTTTGCTGAGAGATTTGCCTAGGATTTAATGTCGTACAAGCCTAGGCTGTTACAAAATGTTAGACAACACCCATCATCAAAGGACAATGATGTGAAGTTGTAAAAATTTAGCTGGTCTAGTCTTGGGGTcgaactttttttttattttttttttattttttttttgtgggtgTAAACAATAATTGTTATAGCATTTATGATGGAGGAAATCCTCTATCgcaccaaaaaattaaaaaaattaaaaaacacttaaaaagaagaagaaaaaacttaTATTCCATTTCCATCTTGTCATCATATATATGCATGATGTCTCCATGTAGGAATAATGTATTACTACTAGAAAACATGAAATTAGTTAGCAATCCATAACTAATCCATCGCTAAAAAACTCCTAGataattgaattttcttataatccATTATTAATCCATAGCTAAATGAAATTAACATGAAATTTTTGTTGTTTAGGTACGAAATCTTATATATTGCTAATTCTATGTTTTCTAGTAGTAGTGTATTATAAGCAACCATGAGAAAGAgatgatgatatatatatatatagatatataccTTAATAGATGGATTTGATGAAGAAGCAGAAAGTAGTCCAGTTACTGTTTTATTATTATCACTTCCTTTTGTGTTGTCAATATGATCAAGCTTGTTGGTCGTCAACGTAATTACGGTTCTGGCTCCCTCGTAACAAGTTGCACATATTGTATTCCTCGGTGGCCTTAGAATAAATGGCATCGCGCTACATATTGAACAATCCATCTTTAATTCCTTCTATTAATTTTTCTGATCAAATATTGGATGAAGAAACTGAAATGATCAATGAAGAAGAGATGATGATGGAAAACAAGACAAGTGGGACTTGGAAATGCTTTTTTCATTTCTCCATAATTATAAAGTTTAATAGACTTTATGCTCCATTAATATTAAAGAATTGAAAAGGGGAGGCAAAACTATTTGTCATGCTTCTTTTATAAGCTGACATTTATTAATTAGTCGCAACTTAATTATCTCCGTTTGTATAATAAGTATGATTGATCCATATGATGTGGGGTAAGCTAGCTAGCATTATGTTCCTACTTTTATACAAAAGTGTAAATAAATGCTTTATTCTTAATTCAAAACCTTCATCTAAGCAGATcttagaaaaattaaagaaaaaaagggcTCAATGTACGTTTTTGAGAAAGATGCAAgaatatcttttttattaaCTCTTAACCGAAATTATATTTGATTCGAAGAAGGGAATATTAAACTAATAATCCACCAGCTTGACTTAATTATTAAGTTCATGTAATCTACCAGCTAATTAGAGGACATCATTTAGTTCCAGCGAGGCAGGAGTATTAAATATTGGGTAAAAgagaataaaaaaagaatggGTTTGTTTAAAAGcattaagaaataaaattaattgaGGGTGTTGGTTGGCCATGTCTCTTTTGAGTAGGTTTCAAGAAGAAACAAATTGGTTAAGAATTGAGCTTAAAGAATATAAAGGTAGGAAGTGGAAAAGGACTTTCCAACCTCACAAAGAGCTAAAATAAGGTAAGCCAAGCACCTCCTTCAATACAAATTACTCCCTCCCGTCAATATTAGTTGACACATTTTTTTACACTTTCCTTAAAAActcataaataaaacaatatttttttatattaatttcgtAAACAAGGCTAAGCTAATCTTTTTTAAATATAAGCCCAATCACCCTGGTCAATGACCAAATCAAAGGGCTTTAATTTGGGGGATTTAACATGACCCCAACCTTGTATACTTCATTTTTGAACCAACAAAAAGAGTAGAGGGGGACAAGGATCTAACCTCAATTTTACATAAGGTTGAATGATCAAACATAACAAAAAAGGGACATGAAAGGGAAAAGAACCACATACAAGATACATTGTTACAAAAGTAAAGTTAACTAACCAAAAAATTAGCCTTGTCATATCTACTCCTCAAGCATGGCAGCTACCAATTGTCCAAATGCAAAGTGTCTTTCACATTCCTTGGAAGCTGCTGGTAGGAAAAGAAGTAGCAAGCATTACCGCTATGAGCAGGGTTTTTTTCTAGCAAATTGGACACTTGGTTGGCTTTTCTATAGCAATGATTAGTAGTAGCACAAGCCCCTTCTAGAACACTGATTGTGTTGTGAATAATTTTCTTTGGCATGAGATTGTTGGTCTCCTTGATATTATcactacaaaaaaaaacatatttccAAACTAGTGACCTCACAAGGAGTCTTTAACAAAAAACATAATACGCAATCTCATAAGGTtgtctttttcaaaaataaaaactcCAGAAAGGCGACCTCCTTTGTAAGGTCGCCTTTACACATTTTATGGAAAATGAAATTGCAGAAAAAAGACCTCAAGAAGTCTcttttatgaagaaaaaaat
This Solanum dulcamara chromosome 8, daSolDulc1.2, whole genome shotgun sequence DNA region includes the following protein-coding sequences:
- the LOC129900340 gene encoding transcription factor bHLH61-like, with the protein product MRGDLLYFIYLKRLRAEEEKILKLRKERMVSREQKRAAVLHEKLQLLRSITKSHALSESSIIVDASKYIQELKDKVERLNQDITTTSPQINSNNTTSSWPQIEVETLEKGFLVNVYSERSCPGLLVAILQVLEDLGLNVLEARVSCTDTFRLEAFGGEDEDAMINAQVVTEAVFQAIKNWSESNEQG
- the LOC129900377 gene encoding BTB/POZ domain-containing protein At3g56230-like, with product MDCSICSAMPFILRPPRNTICATCYEGARTVITLTTNKLDHIDNTKGSDNNKTVTGLLSASSSNPSIKGFGNALKWVKEMKEMEEELKEKLNYLSGFVVALRDHIHTDILIKPGNDAPSIPAHRALLAARSDIFKNILESDGCKAPPIDDTITLPELNYDELECLLEFLYSGDLPKEKMDKHVYSLSIAADKYEIPFLQKFCDNQMLGSLNTSNSLDVLEISDTCSNHSLKETALNFIVKNMEDIVFTPRFDAFALKNPHLTVQITRASFIDIKNRRLAL